A single window of Solanum dulcamara chromosome 5, daSolDulc1.2, whole genome shotgun sequence DNA harbors:
- the LOC129890166 gene encoding glycerol-3-phosphate acyltransferase 9-like, protein MNNPKSSSSELDFDRPNLEDYLPTGSIQEPHEKLRLRDLLDISPTLTEAAGAIIDDSFTRCFKSNPPEPWNWNIYLFPLWCLGVVVRYGILFPIRVFVLTIGWIIFLSCYIPVHFLLKGHDKFRKKLERCLVELICSFFVASWTGVVKYHGPRPSIRPKQVFVANHTSMIDFIVLEQMTAFAVIMQKHPGWVGLLQSTILEGVGCIWFNRSEAKDREIVAKKLRQHVEGADNNPLLIFPEGTCVNNHFTVMFKKGAFELGCTVCPVAIKYNRIFVDAFWNSKKQSFTTHLLQLMTSWAVVCDVWYLEPQNIRPGETPIEFAERVRDIISVRAGLKKVPWDGYLKYSRPSPKHRERKQQSFAESVLRRLEEK, encoded by the exons ATGAATAATCCTAAATCTTCAAGCTCCGAATTGGACTTTGATCGACCCAATCTTGAAGATTATCTTCCTACTGGATCTATCCAAGAACCCCATGAAAAGCTTCGACT GCGTGATTTGCTTGATATTTCTCCCACCTTAACTGAAGCTGCTGGTGCCATTATTGAC GATTCTTTCACCCGATGCTTCAAGTCAAATCCACCAGAACCTTGGAATTGGAATATTTATTTGTTTCCTTTATGGTGCTTGGGGGTTGTTGTTAGATATGgaattctttttcctataag AGTCTTTGTCTTGACAATAGGATGGATAATATTTCTCTCTTGCTATATCCCGGTGCATTTCCTACTGAAAGGGCACGATAAGTTCAGGAAAAAGCTAGAG AGGTGTCTGGTGGAGCTGATATGCAGTTTCTTTGTTGCATCTTGGACTGGGGTTGTCAAATACCATGGCCCACGACCTAGCATACGACCTAAGCAG GTTTTTGTGGCAAATCACACATCAATGATTGATTTTATTGTCTTAGAGCAGATGACTGCATTTGCTGTGATCATGCAGAAGCATCCTGGGTGGGTCG GACTACTGCAGAGCACCATTTTAGAAGGTGTTGGATGTATCTGGTTCAACCGCTCAGAAGCCAAGGATCGTGAAATTGTAGCAAAGAA GTTGAGGCAACATGTTGAAGGGGCCGATAACAACCCTCTTCTTATATTCCCTGAGGGAACTTGTGTAAATAACCACTTCACTGTCATGTTCAAAAAG GGAGCATTTGAACTCGGCTGCACCGTTTGTCCTGTTGCAATCAAGTACAACAGAATTTTTGTCGACGCCTTTTGGAATAGTAAAAA ACAATCCTTCACAACACACCTCTTGCAGCTCATGACATCATGGGCTGTTGTCTGTGATGTTTGGTACCTAGAACCTCAGAACATAAGACCCGGGGAGACTCCAATCGAGTTTGCAGAGAG GGTGAGGGACATCATTTCTGTTAGAGCAGGTCTTAAAAAGGTTCCTTGGGATGGATATTTGAAATACTCTCGTCCTAGCCCCAAGCATCGGGAGAGGAA GCAGCAGAGTTTTGCAGAATCAGTATTGCGTCGCCTGGAAGAGAAGTAG
- the LOC129890168 gene encoding putative F-box protein At5g55150 — protein MSDWSELHRDLLVLVVRHINLIEDYLNFGTVCKSWHSVATKDNFNSELVRVPWLMLAEEEDDDTCRKFFSLSNGMILKKSIPGARGKRCVESMGWLVTVGKEESEINMLHPFSGVKIQLPHRIHIPLPYPVNNDYYRLNDNFVSWVSIHKAVLSANPSHTSDYILMIIEGDFSFLCLWRPGDLSWTRLPGYNGQITDVVCFNGNFYAINYKGCILVCDVAGSKPGKNHMIAQLEPCIDGIYYILESLGSLFVAVQQFVYIRYVTDDRGRIPLTHIPGEDDDEENISYTYRTKTFLVYKFDLDNCKATQTRDLGDRAFFLGPNASLSVQASQFPGIKPNHIYFTDNCLNAYLQFEGGVGLDMGVFNLADESIQPHYDGVSLSRVCPPIWVTPNLC, from the coding sequence ATGTCTGATTGGTCGGAACTTCATCGTGATCTTCTGGTTCTAGTTGTTAGGCATATTAATTTGATTGAAGATTATCTCAATTTTGGTACTGTTTGCAAATCCTGGCACTCTGTGGCCACCAAGGACAATTTTAATAGTGAATTGGTTAGGGTTCCATGGCTAATGTTAGCTGAAGAAGAGGATGATGACACATGTAGAAAATTCTTCAGTCTAAGTAATGGGATGATTTTAAAGAAGAGTATTCCTGGAGCCAGGGGAAAACGGTGTGTGGAGTCTATGGGATGGCTTGTAACAGTCGGAAAAGAGGAGAGTGAAATCAATATGTTACATCCCTTTTCCGGTGTTAAAATACAGTTGCCACATCGAATTCACATCCCATTGCCATATCCAGTTAATAACGATTATTATAGACTCAATGACAATTTTGTATCATGGGTTTCTATCCATAAAGCAGTTTTGTCAGCTAATCCTTCTCATACATCTGACTACATTCTCATGATCATCGAGGGAGACTTCAGTTTCCTCTGTTTATGGAGACCAGGTGATTTATCATGGACCAGACTACCGGGCTACAATGGACAAATTACTGATGTAGTATGTTTCAATGGCAACTTTTATGCAATCAATTATAAGGGTTGTATCCTAGTTTGTGATGTTGCTGGCTCTAAACCCGGTAAAAATCATATGATAGCGCAGCTAGAACCATGTATTGATGGTATTTATTACATCCTAGAATCACTAGGATCATTATTTGTAGCTGTGCAACAATTTGTTTATATAAGGTACGTCACAGATGATCGCGGGCGGATTCCATTGACACACATCCCAGGTGAAGATGATGATGAGGAGAATATTTCCTACACTTACCGGACAAAAACATTTCTAGTTTACAAGTTCGATTTAGATAATTGCAAAGCTACGCAAACTAGGGATTTAGGGGACAGAGCTTTTTTCCTGGGTCCTAATGCTTCTCTTTCGGTTCAAGCTTCTCAATTTCCGGGAATCAAGCccaatcatatttattttacaGATAATTGTTTGAATGCATACCTCCAGTTTGAAGGAGGAGTCGGCTTGGACATGGGGGTGTTCAACTTAGCAGATGAAAGTATCCAGCCACATTATGACGGTGTTTCCCTCAGTCGTGTTTGTCCTCCAATTTGGGTCACACCAAATCTGTGTTGA